The Lactuca sativa cultivar Salinas chromosome 2, Lsat_Salinas_v11, whole genome shotgun sequence genome includes a window with the following:
- the LOC111898993 gene encoding uncharacterized protein LOC111898993 isoform X1: MKELIHNGDRGEETITFPKLKLLLLSGLPELLDLCQNVNIIALPQLKELRISGIPNITSVYSKNKLATSCSLKEDVLVPKLKKLYIEHMGGLEEIWPCDFRTSEKVKLREIEVVECENLVNIFPCNPMPLLCELEGFKVKDSGSVESLFNIDLDCIGETGEGGNINSLRNIEVEKLRKLREVWRIKGGENNSCLPIRCFQVVESISIESCKRFRNFLSPITTDFDLGALIYMKIDDSDGIRRKYGSVESSSGQENTLFPSCLTHSFHNLHNLKLGRYLGVEVIFEIKSTPTSQDNQQHILLYLENLEISDMEGMSHVCKCNWNEFNSFRNNSQNLHFTTSQP; the protein is encoded by the exons ATGAAAGAACTCATACATAACGGGGATAGAGGAGAAGAGACAATTACATTCCCCAAGTTGAAGCTTCTATTGTTGAGTGGGCTACCAGAGTTATTGGATTTGTGCCAGAATGTCAACATAATTGCGCTACCACAACTCAAGGAGTTGAGAATCAGCGGAATTCCAAATATCACAAGCGTTTATTCCAAGAATAAGCTGGCAACATCTTGCTCGTTAAAGGAAGAT GTTTTGGTTCCTAAGTTGAAGAAACTATACATTGAGCATATGGGTGGTTTGGAGGAGATATGGCCTTGTGACTTTAGGACGAGTGAGAAAGTTAAGTTGAGAGAGATTGAAGTGGTTGAGTGTGAAAATCTTGTGAATATATTTCCATGCAATCCCATGCCATTGTTGTGTGAGCTTGAAGGGTTTAAAGTCAAGGATTCTGGTTCCGTTGAATCGTTGTTTAACATCGACTTGGATTGCATTGGTGAGACTGGAGAAGGCGGCAACATCAACAGTTTGAGAAACATTGAAGTAGAGAAATTAAGGAAGCTAAGGGAGGTGTGGAGGATAAAAGGTGGTGAAAATAACTCTTGTCTCCCTATCCGTTGCTTTCAAGTTGTTGAAAGCATAAGTATTGAGAGTTGTAAAAGATTTAGAAATTTTCTCTCACCTATTACCACCGATTTTGATCTCGGGGCACTTATCTACATGAAAATAGATGATTCGGATGGAATCAGAAGAAAATATGGATCGGTTGAAAGTAGCTCAGGGCAAGAG AATACTTTATTCCCATCATGTCTCACACACTCATTTCATAATCTCCATAATCTTAAGTTGGGGAGATATCTAGGAGTAGAGGTGATATTTGAGATCAAGAGTACTCCAACAAGTCAGGATAATCAACAACATATACTTCTCTACCTTGAGAATTTGGAAATAAGTGATATGGAGGGGATGAGTCACGTGTGTAAGTGCAACTGGAATGAATTTAATTCATTCAGAAACAACAGCCAGAATCTCCATTTCACAACCTCGCAACCATAG